One Silurus meridionalis isolate SWU-2019-XX chromosome 10, ASM1480568v1, whole genome shotgun sequence genomic window carries:
- the LOC124392979 gene encoding tumor necrosis factor receptor superfamily member 11B-like isoform X1: MAFHEFIKTAALLFSITASLIHGMSETMYERELPSGRKILCDRCPPGSYMRKHCTETQPTECRRCNEGFYTEHWNYIYDCLPCDWCSQDQVVTQKCTSFTNRVCACKEGFYSYSGVCRPHTVCPHGFGVKEKGTPHEDTVCELCKNGYHAAGEPGNTRCVQNTVCKSEEKLQIHGSNCLDNVCVTCKNIIHQGWVNLTYQCFLEIFKRHNNLKLQQFVNGLDIFDNEQVLHSIPDKDACIHHLHRWFSRASEEQVHKLPDQLQKAGMKNLSQKIRNRIHNIQIQVNLCNNKVSNHI, from the exons ATGGCATTCCACGAG TTTATCAAAACAGCTGCGCTGCTATTCAGCATCACAGCATCATTAATCCACGGCATGAGCGAGACCATGTACGAGCGCGAGCTTCCCTCCGGTCGAAAAATCTTGTGCGATCGCTGCCCTCCAGGTTCCTACATGCGGAAGCATTGCACTGAAACGCAGCCTACCGAGTGCCGACGATGCAACGAAGGCTTCTACACCGAGCACTGGAACTACATCTACGACTGTCTCCCCTGCGACTGGTGTTCACAAGATCAGGTTGTGACGCAGAAGTGCACCAGTTTCACTAACCGTGTGTGCGCATGCAAAGAAGGTTTTTACTCGTATTCGGGCGTCTGCCGGCCGCATACGGTGTGCCCACACGGCTTCGGAGTCAAAGAGAAAG GAACTCCACACGAAGACACAGTGTGTGAGCTTTGCAAGAACGGCTACCACGCAGCAGGTGAGCCTGGAAACACCCGGTGCGTCCAAAACACAGTGTGCAAGTCAGAAGAGAAGCTCCAGATACATGGCAGCAACTGTTTGGACAACGTGTGTGTCACCTGCAAAAACATCATACATCAAG gtTGGGTAAACCTCACCTACCAGTGCTTTCTAGAAATCTTCAAGAGGCACAACAACCTAAAGCTACAACAGTTCGTTAATGGCTTAGACATTTTCGACAACGAGCAAGTATTACACTCCATCCCAGATAAGGACGCCTGTATTCACCACCTGCACCGGTGGTTCAGCAGGGCTTCAGAGGAACAAGTCCACAAACTTCCAGATCAGCTCCAGAAGGCCGGTATGAAGAACCTGTCGCAGAAAATCAGGAACAGAATCCACAATATCCAAATACAAGTCAATCTGTGCAACAACAAAGTCTCAAATCATATATGA
- the LOC124392979 gene encoding tumor necrosis factor receptor superfamily member 11B-like isoform X2, producing the protein MSETMYERELPSGRKILCDRCPPGSYMRKHCTETQPTECRRCNEGFYTEHWNYIYDCLPCDWCSQDQVVTQKCTSFTNRVCACKEGFYSYSGVCRPHTVCPHGFGVKEKGTPHEDTVCELCKNGYHAAGEPGNTRCVQNTVCKSEEKLQIHGSNCLDNVCVTCKNIIHQGWVNLTYQCFLEIFKRHNNLKLQQFVNGLDIFDNEQVLHSIPDKDACIHHLHRWFSRASEEQVHKLPDQLQKAGMKNLSQKIRNRIHNIQIQVNLCNNKVSNHI; encoded by the exons ATGAGCGAGACCATGTACGAGCGCGAGCTTCCCTCCGGTCGAAAAATCTTGTGCGATCGCTGCCCTCCAGGTTCCTACATGCGGAAGCATTGCACTGAAACGCAGCCTACCGAGTGCCGACGATGCAACGAAGGCTTCTACACCGAGCACTGGAACTACATCTACGACTGTCTCCCCTGCGACTGGTGTTCACAAGATCAGGTTGTGACGCAGAAGTGCACCAGTTTCACTAACCGTGTGTGCGCATGCAAAGAAGGTTTTTACTCGTATTCGGGCGTCTGCCGGCCGCATACGGTGTGCCCACACGGCTTCGGAGTCAAAGAGAAAG GAACTCCACACGAAGACACAGTGTGTGAGCTTTGCAAGAACGGCTACCACGCAGCAGGTGAGCCTGGAAACACCCGGTGCGTCCAAAACACAGTGTGCAAGTCAGAAGAGAAGCTCCAGATACATGGCAGCAACTGTTTGGACAACGTGTGTGTCACCTGCAAAAACATCATACATCAAG gtTGGGTAAACCTCACCTACCAGTGCTTTCTAGAAATCTTCAAGAGGCACAACAACCTAAAGCTACAACAGTTCGTTAATGGCTTAGACATTTTCGACAACGAGCAAGTATTACACTCCATCCCAGATAAGGACGCCTGTATTCACCACCTGCACCGGTGGTTCAGCAGGGCTTCAGAGGAACAAGTCCACAAACTTCCAGATCAGCTCCAGAAGGCCGGTATGAAGAACCTGTCGCAGAAAATCAGGAACAGAATCCACAATATCCAAATACAAGTCAATCTGTGCAACAACAAAGTCTCAAATCATATATGA